Genomic DNA from Acomys russatus chromosome 24, mAcoRus1.1, whole genome shotgun sequence:
GATGATGTCCTCTTACATTTCCAAATTATTTACTCATAGATCAGGACCTAGATGAgtcttcatcagagaagtttcacTCTATAGCTGAGGGCAGAggatacagagacccacacccacatacaaacattaggcagagcccAGCTTAGCGGTGTCTACATCAGAGAATTACCTGGAATCTTAGTCAACCCcatagaagaggaagagaaagattcTGGTAGTCAGAGGGTCTAGGACACTGGAATTGTATGGCCTCAGGATTCAACTAGGCAGGCAGATGGAACTCACGGACACTTAAGCAGCAACCAAGGGAGCCTGCACAGGGTTTTCACTAGGTCCTCTGTGGATATGCTACGGTTGTTGGCTTGGTGTTTTGGGAGGACTCTTAAAAGTGTGAAGGGGGTATCTGACTGTTTTACATGCTCTTGgggccccttccctccttctgggTTCCATCTCCCAGCCTTGAAGAGAGGATTTGTGGCTGATTTTATCACATCATGTTGTTGTCTTTTCTTGGGGGAGAGTACAGGGCTGGGGCAGGATGAGGTGATGTGGACCTGGGAgagagtgaagggaggggaagctgcagaTGGCTGTAGTGTAtgagagaaaactaaatttaaaatgtaaaagcagttattttatgaaaagaatattgaaaataGTATTTCCATATAGGGATAtcaatattacacacacataaagaagtatttttaggcacagtaagaaaaagaagagttaaaGTTCTGAGCTCTATGAAATGTGGGGCTGGTTATTATAAAAGTGGTAAACGAAATCATAGTTTTATAGAAACTACTTGGAACAATGCTGTTAAGTGTAAAAACTTCCACACTCATAGTGATATTCAGTAGAAAGTCATAGCAGGGGGTCTTCGAATATAGCTTCTGCTCATTTAGCTAAGAAGtaaatcatttttaaacttttgcaCTGCTTCATTTTATAATTGACtgaaactgtgatttttttcatgattAATGTAAATACCACATTGGGGTATAATATACTGTCCCACATTGGGGCAGTATAATAAATACACatagatataaaacatttttaaaccatTTAGATAAAGGCTAGAACTGTAAAGTCATTGAATATCTGTATTTAACATTGTGCTAGATGCCTCATCATCAAATACAAGTTTCAAAAACATGGAGCAAGTGTCTGTATTGCTATTGGACAATCATAGACATTAAGGCCcaacatgttttataaatatttacattatccATAACAGCCtacttttcatataaaatatttaaattaacaaaaattgtttatttgtCAACATTAGAACATATtctaaagataaaatacaaaacccTACATTGGTGATATTATAATGTTGCTCAGTCCTGGCTTTAACTGTCACAGGCAGACCAGTGATATCAAAATTTCTTGCAGTAATAGTGTCTCCATTGGAGATATTTTCTTGCAATTTAGGTAGAGACCTTAGAGCACAATTAAAACACAAACCTCAAGAGATCAGATGTGGCAACTAGCAAGCTCCTTTATGAGGTGATTTTAAGAGTTTGGAGAGGTTCACATATAAAACTCTGCATAGCACAGATTGCTGTAGATAACACTTTGTTGTGCTGCCTTTTGAGAAATATGCTGccaatgaataattttaaaaatgaatcaacaCAGGCTTGAAGGAAATTATGGAGTTTGAATTTGCAGGAAGACATAAAATACTTGTTTTAATTTCccttttgtttctagtttatcaCGGATAGACAAACAAACATCACACCAAGAACTATCATATTATCAAAGGCACTAACAGTTATcaatatctatctgtctatctatctatctatctatctatctatctatctatctatctatgggcTTACAATAGAGGAAAATAACTCTGTGCTAAATAACACCATCAACAGCAAAACTGCTAATCATGGATCCAAAGCACTGTGTCAGTGAGATATGGAACTCAGATCTTAAAAGGAGGTAAAGTATacgtgtacatatgtatatgtatatatactgatggtggcagagagagacatagacttTCTATGCAAGTCTATTTACGCATCATAATCTATGGCAGGTATGTCTGTGGATCTGGCTAAATAATTATTTCTATGGTTTTCATACtagattactttttctttttacaaatatgCGTGTTCCAGTAGGTTCTTaggaaaattatattaattacagGCAAGTGAATATGCTGTCATTGAACATATTTATattcagtaaataaatacataggaaCACTTGTGTGCATGAGGCACATTAAGTGATTATGTAAGCAAAATAGGATTCAAATCGCTTTTGTATGATGTgcgaaatataaaaataaatttacttttactGTGCTTGCTACTTTCACTTTTTCTTATGTATTCATTAGTGCATTAAAAAAGTAACTCCTCCCATTTTCATGAGATCACCTTATAACTCTTTggtttaaatatatgttttcagcCTTTTCGTCATTGCTTTGAACTACTGAATGAGGAGCTTACTTCCTGATGTCATGCGTGCTTAAATTGGATATAGTCATGTTCTGTACATTCACGGGTAAAAGAATTGGAACTATATTATATACTAAATCTGCAGCAAGTCTTACATCATCAATGGAAAAAATGGACAATTGATTGAAAATAGAGAAACATGAAGAAttctttatgtaaataaaatttgagCTGGATGTTCAAAGTTTTCTAACATAAAAACTAACCAAAATGTACTGAGTCTGagacaatattaaatattttcatcttgtcCACAACTTACAAGTTCGATGTTACAAATTTGAGATTACAATATGATATTATAATTTACTATATgacttttagtttcttttaaatttttttctagaggCTTTATGTTTCCTAAGACTACAATATAGTTTATTCCATTAAATAAAGTAGtagatttaaaatgtttcccCAAAGATAAAGTTGAGTAGAAGATAGTGAAACTCACATAAGTGTGTTGTAACTCTTACAGACATGATGTCTTAAAGcattaaacatttcatttaacCATTTGGAAATCCATTGCCACCTGTCGCAGTTGGAGATGTGGCCCAGAAGTCAAGGGCATTGGCTGCTCCTTCAGCATACTGGAGTTTGGTGAATACCACCCACACCAGACAGCTCTTCACAGTAGGTAATTTCATCTCCCAGGTTTTCAAATGcgttttctggcctctacagagaCCCAtattcagatacacacacatacactcacaaataaaaaattaaattaagtgaaaatattaataaccacATTGTCTTTCAACATATATTAACCATTCATTTTTCTGTCAAGGCTGGAAGCCAAACAGACACTGATTGTTGTGACTTTTTTCTAGATTGTTTCTTTACCTTTTATCACTGTTTATTCACGATTAAGATAATGATTGAGTTATGAAAAATGGCAGAGAATAATTTCACAGAAGTGACACTCTTCATACTCAGTGGATTTTCAGATCACCCAGAATTACATGTCAGTCTGTTCTTAATATTCcttttcatctatctatccactgTGTTGGGAAACTTTGGGCTAATTATATTAATCAGAATTGACTCTCAGCTTCACACACCTATGTACTTTTTCCTAAGCAATTTAGCATTCATTGACATATTTTATTCCTCCTCTGTAACACCCAAGGCACTAGCTAATTTCCAGTCCACACAGAAATCAATATCCTTTGTAGGCTGTTTCGTTCAAATGTACTTCTTTGTTGGTTTGGTGTGCAGTGAGTGTTTCCTTCTGGGATCCATGGCTTATGACCGCTACATAGCAATCTGCAATCCTTTGCTATATTCTGTTATTATGTCCCAGAAGGTGTGCACCTGGCTGGGAGTAATACCATACGTGATTGGATTCACAAATTCTCTGATATCCATCTGTGTGATAAGCAGTTTGACCTTCTGTGATTCCCATATCAATCATTTCTTTTGTGACACCACTGCTCTTTTAGCCCTGTCCTGCGTAGATGCCTTCAGTACAGAACTGGTCATCTTTGTTCTAGCTG
This window encodes:
- the LOC127207711 gene encoding olfactory receptor 8I2, producing MAENNFTEVTLFILSGFSDHPELHVSLFLIFLFIYLSTVLGNFGLIILIRIDSQLHTPMYFFLSNLAFIDIFYSSSVTPKALANFQSTQKSISFVGCFVQMYFFVGLVCSECFLLGSMAYDRYIAICNPLLYSVIMSQKVCTWLGVIPYVIGFTNSLISICVISSLTFCDSHINHFFCDTTALLALSCVDAFSTELVIFVLAGFTLLSSLLIITVTYLTIISAILKIQSAAGRWKAFSTCASHLTGVTVFYGSLIFTYLQPGNTSSLTEAQVASVFYTIVIPMLNPLIYSLRNKDVKHALLRVIHRKIFL